A region of Daphnia carinata strain CSIRO-1 chromosome 10, CSIRO_AGI_Dcar_HiC_V3, whole genome shotgun sequence DNA encodes the following proteins:
- the LOC130698663 gene encoding kinectin-like isoform X7, producing the protein MDVASVLIGLAICAITAAILYLISVKSFQEKPFEEVLAEQQQFADNLLKGEKSNKDKEKKTKKHVVKKNKEKEKGKNHSNSGAIPQPISLEEKPHVEFEPDTEIIPEEPIAVNLDKEKKKSDKKEKVKPILRNRDHASTDTFDPDVDSLNHFMEHPPKDDLELKAKGKEKAGKKEPKVVVEEKINASEAPVVEGAPVKEVAFTVARGNVSNVSSAPTAVAAQPPQQPSTPKKQRKRNVKTDSVDAADGGEELLLQLGGTEKLLSALRQLPLTSAELQTMIEVLLNRQQEAAGTVESEWMERGGRLDPLGALRKQLADKDKALQEELEEKQAYQNKLRTLGTEMTSERTRAAAARKQLEESLARQTTELQLLTVRLQQASEQHVAEVNALRAAVQQAQKVSQTSDETLRQLQRLQDEKNQFEARFATAQQMQQEMGARVQQLEDFLIHKEQQLMEQANQMALLACKLQESEQARNGQSHEVEREVAQLREALQTSEAQSLHTAHDARIRLEEMERTKQLLEDRITKVDRDLAMERSLAAQNEERIRQEVSRLCLENQALNLQLSNSSQSRQDEDAKWASIQEQMQIERNQMAAKDVETQKELEQLRNKIQDLNVQLSNSSQNRQEEDAKLAAIQEQIKVERDLMAAKEAEAQKELEQLRNEIQNLTVQLSSSSQSRKEDDAKLVAMQEQIKVEHEQMTIKEAEAQKELEQLRNTIQDLTTQLSNSSQNRQEDDAKWVSLQEQIKDERNQMAAKEAELKKELEQLRGETQALTEQLNQASQGQKDHQLQLEVELKAKDEELEIQKRKNNELRDKNYKAMDALSAAEKALVELKKSSSSAKNVPNPAEIQQVIGAGLQRVFPELSFDASTSPTAFAESLSCQVTMSLERLQSEEQSKAQAQVLHYKTVLSQTEELLNRLQSRVEAEEASWKVKVAQMESDLTTVKQEKDFWMEQCQKQETRAQQVQESPIDVTPLHTRIESLQEEKERLAQELEKERQDAEERSVQSGSHLEQLETLESLLAEERRAVQLLRDQLDQAKEEIATKSPAPATNGNGTKGESPSEEGVSHFES; encoded by the exons ATGGACGTTGCCTCAGTACTAATTGGCCTTGCCATTTGCGCCATCACAGCTGCAATTCTCTACTTAATTTCAGTGAAAAGCTTTCAG GAGAAGCCGTTCGAAGAAGTGTTAGCTGAACAGCAACAGTTTGCAGATAATTTGCTGAAAGGAGAAAAATCCAATAAggataaagagaaaaaaactaaaaaacatgttgtcaagaagaacaaagagaaagagaaaggcaAAAACCATAGTAATTCAGGAGCAATCCCCCAACCCATTTCGTTGGAGGAGAAACCACACGTGGAATTTGAACCTGATACTGAAATCATCCCTGAGGAACCCATTGCAGTAAATcttgataaagaaaagaaaaaaagtgacaaaaaagagaag GTCAAACCGATATTACGGAATCGTGATCATGCATCAACCGATACATTTGATCCGGATGTGGATTCCTTGAATCATTTTATGGAACACCCACCTAAAGACGATTTAGAACTGAAGgccaaaggaaaagagaaggcGGGCAAAAAAGAGCCTAAAGTCGTtgttgaagaaaagattaatgCATCCGAAGCACCCGTAGTCGAGGGGGCACCTGTAAAAGAAGTAGCGTTCACCGTCGCACGCGGAAATGTCAGCAATGTGAGCAGTGCCCCAACTGCTGTTGCCGCACAGCCACCTCAACAACCTAGCACTCCCAagaaacagagaaagaggAACGTCAAAACCGATTCGGTTGATGCGGCTGATGGTGGCGAAGAGCTCCTTTTGCAGTTAGGAGGAACAGAGAAACTTCTCTCAGCCCTTCGTCAGTTGCCGTTAACTTCCGCTGAATTGCAAACCATGATTGAAGTCCTACTTAATCGACAGCAAGAGGCAGCAGGTACTGTCGAATCCGAGTGGATGGAACGAGGTGGACGTCTTGACCCCCTCGGAGCACTAAGGAAGCAGTTAGCCGATAAAGATAAAGCTTTGCAAGAAGAGTTGGAAGAGAAACAAGCGTACCAGAATAAA TTGCGCACTCTGGGAACGGAAATGACCAGTGAACGGACACGTGCCGCTGCCGCACGGAAGCAGCTAGAAGAGTCTTTGGCTCGTCAGACGACCGAGCTGCAGCTGTTGACCGTTCGCCTTCAACAAGCATCTGAGCAACACGTGGCGGAGGTGAATGCTCTGAGGGCTGCGGTCCAACAAGCACAGAAGGTATCTCAGACGTCGGATGAAACCCTCCGCCAGCTGCAACGTCTACAGGATGAGAAGAACCAGTTTGAAGCACGGTTCGCCACCGCCCAACAAATGCAGCAAGAAATGGGTGCACGTGTGCAACAGCTTGAAGATTTCTTAATTCATAAAGAACAACAGCTAATGGAACAAGCCAATCAAATGGCTCTCCTGGCATGCAAATTGCAAGAATCAGAACAGGCCCGCAACGGGCAAAGCCACGAAGTTGAACGCGAAGTGGCTCAATTACGAGAAGCACTCCAGACATCAGAAGCCCAATCGTTGCATACTGCACACGATGCCCGCATTCGTCTCGAAGAGATGGAACGCACCAAGCAGCTACTAGAAGATCGCATCACTAAAGTCGATCGCGATCTAGCGATGGAACGCAGCTTAGCTGCCCAGAATGAAGAACGTATCCGGCAGGAAGTATCTCGTCTCTGTTTGGAAAATCAGGCTCTTAATCTTCAGCTATCGAATTCATCACAGAGCCGACAGGATGAAGATGCTAAATGGGCATCTATTCAGGAACAAATGCAAATCGAACGAAACCAAATGGCCGCAAAAGATGTTGAGACACAAAAAGAGCTGGAACAGTTGCGGAATAAAATTCAAGATCTGAATGTTCAACTGTCCAATTCTTCCCAAAACCGACAAGAAGAGGACGCAAAATTGGCAGCCATCCAAGAGCAAATAAAAGTTGAGCGTGATCTAATGGCTGCCAAAGAGGCAGAAGCGCAGAAAGAGCTGGAACAATTgcgaaatgaaattcaaaatcttACTGTTCAGTTATCCAGTTCGTCGCAAAGCCGAAAAGAAGATGATGCAAAGCTAGTTGCTATGCAAGAGCAAATAAAGGTGGAACATGAACAAATGACCATCAAAGAGGCAGAAGCACAGAAGGAGCTGGAACAGTTGCGCAATACAATTCAGGATCTTACTACCCAGTTGTCCAATTCTTCCCAAAACCGACAAGAAGATGACGCAAAATGGGTTTCTCTTcaagaacaaataaaagacgaaCGAAACCAAATGGCCGCCAAAGAGGCGGAATTAAAGAAAGAACTTGAACAGTTACGTGGAGAAACGCAAGCTTTAACTGAGCAATTGAATCAAGCAAGCCAAGGCCAGAAAGATCATCAGTTGCAGCTGGAGGTGGAATTGAAAGCCAAGGATGAGGAATTGGAAATTCAGAAACGTAAGAACAATGAACTTCGGGACAAAAACTACAAAGCAATGGATGCGCTATCCGCGGCTGAGAAGGCTTTGGTCGAATTGAAAAAATCAAGCAGCAGCGCAAAGAACGTCCCGAATCCAGCCGAAATCCAGCAGGTTATTGGCGCCGGCTTGCAAAGAGTCTTTCCAGAGTTATCGTTTGATGCGTCCACATCACCGACCGCTTTTGCCGAATCCCTCTCCTGTCAAGTGACGATGTCGCTTGAGCGACTTCAAAGCGAAGAGCAATCGAAAGCTCAAGCGCAAGTACTGCATTACAAAACGGTCCTGTCGCAGACGGAGGAGTTACTCAACCGACTCCAAAGTCGCGTAGAGGCTGAAGAGGCATCGTGGAAAGTTAAAGTGGCTCAAATGGAATCTGATTTAACGACTGTAAAGCAAGAGAAAGACTTTTGGATGGAGCAGTGTCAGAAGCAGGAAACTAGAGCTCAGCAGGTGCAAGAATCCCCAATAGATGTCACACCACTTCATACCAGGATTGAATCTctgcaagaagaaaaagaacgattAGCACAG gaattggaaaaagaacGGCAAGATGCAGAGGAGCGCTCCGTGCAATCCGGAAGTCATCTAGAACAATTGGAAACACTGGAATCGTTGTTGGCCGAAGAAAGACGAGCAGTTCAGCTTTTACGGGATCAATTGGATCAAGCCAAG GAAGAAATAGCGACCAAATCTCCAGCGCCGGCCACCAACGGTAACGGAACCAAGGGCGAATCGCCAAGTGAAGAG gGTGTTTCTCATTTCGAAAGCTGA